The Priestia megaterium NBRC 15308 = ATCC 14581 region GCGTTCGAATTGATGGTTTAGCAAAGGCGGAAGCTCAGCGTGCCCAAGGTGAATCTGAAGCTGAGATTATCCGCTTAAAAGGTTTAGCTGAAGCTGAAGCTAAACAAAAAGTAGCTGAAGCATTCGAGCAGTTCGGTCAAGCGGCTATTTTAGATATGATTATCAAGATGCTTCCTGAATATGCAAAACAAGTTGCAAGTCCTTTAGCAAATATCGACAAAATTACGGTTGTGGATACAGGAAGCAACGGTGAAAACAGCGGAGCTAATAAAGTGACTGGCTATGCAACAAACTTAATGTCTTCTCTTCAAGAATCGCTGAAAGCATCCTCAGGTATAGATGTGAAGGAATTGATTGAAAACTTTTCTGGAAAAGGAAATGTGCGACAAAGCTTGCACGAACTAACGGATGAAATCAAGCAACAAAACAAGAAAGAAGATATCTAAAAATAAAAAGCATGCGGATTATATCCGCATGCTTTTTTAACCTCTTAACACTCGAAGAAGAAACCTAGGTAATTCTAACTGACGCTTCCATCTCCATGGTTCTTTTAACAGTCGATAAAGCCACTCTAAACCAAACTTTTGAAAAACAGCAGGTGCTCGGTTCAATCGTCCTGAAATAACATCGAACGAGCCCCCTACGCCTTGATAAACAGAAGGATTAAGTTTCTCTTTATGAGCAATAATCCAATTTTCTTGGGCTGGACTGCCTAAAGCCACAAAAACAATTTCTGCTCCTGAATCATTAATCGTACGTTCAATGACTTCTTCATTTTTTTCATAGCCATTTAATGTTCCAACAATTAAAATCCCTGGAAACATCTCTTCCAACTTAGCTTTGGCTTCATCTGCAATTCCAGGCTTGGCTCCGTATAAAAAAATCCTTTTACCGTTATTCGTTGCTTCTTTACACAGCTTCAGCATCATATCAATACCCGTTACACGCTCACGAATACGTCCCTTTTTGAGCTTTGAAGCTAAAATCACACCGATTCCATCTGGAATTTGATAAGTCGCTTGATTTAATAGTGACTTTAATTCCCTGTCTTCTTGTGCTTTCATAATTTTTTCAGGGTTGATTGCTACAATAAATGATTTTCGGCCTTTATCTATATCCTGAAGTAACTTTACCGCTAGCTCATCGTACGTGTCGCTACAAACGTCTATTCCTAAGATGTTTTCCTTCATTAAATCACCCGTATGTTGATTTTTTAGTTTTTTACAAACGAAAGACAGGCTGTTCAGCCCGTCTTTTTATAAAGTAGAAACTTTTGAATCACCAAGTAACACTACGTCAAAGCCTGCTCCTTTCCATTGATCACGCTGAATGCAGTTTTTCGTATCAAAAATAACTTTTGTACGCATGTGATTTTCAACAGCTGATGGAAGAAGCTCTTTGAACTCATTATGATCTGTTAAAATAAGAATCACATCCGCATGTGCAACAGCTTCATCCAAACTTTGCGTCTGACGTTCGATTTTATTCTCTTTGATATGAGGATCAAATGCTGTGTAATCAACGCCCAGCTTTTCTAAATGATGAAGTACATCTGTTGATGGACTTTCACGCATATCGTCAATATTTCCTTTAAAAGCTAAACCTAAAACAGCTACACGTCCATGTTGAATGCCCTTTTCATCTAGTAGGCTTTTCGTTTTCAATGCTGTATATTCAGGCATTGAATCATTTGTATGACGAGAAAGAGAAATAATTTTTGCCAGTTCTGGCTGAAGCTCCGTTAAGAACCAAGGGTCAACAGCAATACAGTGGCCGCCTACACCAGGACCTGGTAAATGAATGTTTACACGCGGATGATAGTTCGCTAACTTAATCGCTTCCCACGCGTTTACACCAATTTTTTCACTGATTTTTGCCAGCTCATTTGCAAACGCAATGTTCACATCACGATATGTGTTTTCGATTACTTTCACCATTTCAGCTGTTGTAGCATCCGTTACGTGAATATTTCCTTTTACAAATGTTTTATAAAGCTCAACAGTCAAACGACTAGACTCTTCGTTAATACCACCGACAATCCGGTCATTATTGACTAATTCCTCAAATACTTTTCCTGGAATAACGCGTTCAGGTGAATGAGAAACAAATAACTCACTGCCTAATTCTAAACCAGTTTCTTTTAGCACAGGTAGCATAACGTCTTCTACTGTACGCGGAGGAACTGTGGATTCTAAAATTACTAAATTTCCTTTACGAACGTAAGGAACAATCGATTTTGTCGCTTCTCGAACATAGTTCAAGTTTGCCGTTTTATCTTCATTAATTGGTGATGGTACAGCAATAATAAAAATATCCGCCTCTTCAGCTGTTGTGCCTACCGTGAAGTGTCCGTTGTCAACTGCTGATTCTAAACGTTCTTGTAAGCCGTTTTCTTCTATATGAAGTTGCTTATTTTTAATTAATTCTACTGCTTTTTGATTTACGTCGACACCATGTACATATAAGCCGTGATTGGCAAACATAACAGCTGTCGGTAAACCTATATATCCTAAACCAACTACACACAATTTCTTTGTCATTGCAGAAAATCTCCTTTATATGACATGCTTAATAAATAAAACCTATCTGATATTATATCGAAAAATGTCATTTCATGATAGCATTTATATAAAAACATGAAATAATTTCTTGTACTTATTATTATGTAACATTTTATGAGAATTCATCAATAAACGATATAACCATCTTTTGTACAACGAGCTCTAACCCAAAAGAACTATTGAAAATCTCCTTGATTCCCAATAGTTCCCCTAGTAAATATATTTTACATATGCCCTTCTTTTTCGACAATTTCTCTAAAATAGCTCACTAACTCTTCTCGCAGCGGTTCTCTTTGCAGAGCTAAATCAATTGTTGCTTTAATGAATCCAAATTTATCTCCAACATCATAACGTTTTCCTTCGAAATAATAAGCAAGAACACGTTGAAATTCATTCAGGCGTAAAATAGCATCTGTTAATTGAATTTCTCCTCCTGCGCCAATCTCTTCTCTGCTTAAGATATCAAAAATTTCCGGTGTTAAAATATAGCGCCCCATAATTGCATAGCCAGAAGGGGCCTCTTCTGGATTCGGTTTTTCAACGAGCGTTTCTACGTCTAATAATCCTTTTTCAAGAGGCTCTCCTTTAGGACCTACAATTCCGTACTTTGAAGTTTCTTTCCTAGGCACCTCCTGTACACCAACTACAGCGCATTCATATTTTTCGTATACGTTCATTAACTGTTTCAAACAAGGTGTTTCTGATTGAACTACATCATCGCCTAGCATAACAGCAAAAGGTTCATCTCCGATAAAACTTCTTGCACAGTGAATGGCATGACCTAACCCTTTAGGTTCCTTTTGACGAATGTAGTGAACATTAGCCAAATTCGAAATCCCCTGCACTTCTTCGAGCATGTCCCACTTTTCCTTTGCGGCTAATGTTTCTTCTAACTCATATGATTTATCAAAATGGTCTTCGATTGCTCGTTTTCCGCGACCGCTTACAATTAAAATATCTTCAATACCTGATGCTACTGCTTCTTCCACAATGTATTGAATCGTTGGTTTATCTACAATTGGCAACATTTCTTTAGGCTGTGCTTTTGTAGCCGGCAAAAAGCGTGTCCCTAATCCAGCTGCTGGAATAATAGCTTTACGAATTTCCACTTACTTTTCCTCCTGTCAATGTCAATCGTGCTTATTGGTTATAGTATAGTAAGTCTGCGATTGAGTATGTACACAAAGTCATGTTGAATCCATTTCTTTTTATAAAGAGTCATGTTGGATTCTGCTTTATCATAACAAAAGATTTTGTATAATTCTATTTTTATCATTTATAATGAAAAGAAAATTAATCAATTATAAATATAATTTTATGCTCCACTTATGTATAGAAAGGAATGGGATTATGAGTTCGTTTTCAGATCACTTACAGCACCAATTTATACATCATTTCCCGTACAGTGATGTACGCTATCGCATGAATGCCCAAGCAGGGCTAGACCTTTACCGTACCCATTCATTCTTCATTTTGCACAATGATGAACAGATATTAAATGTTAAAATCGATTCGTTTTATGTGGAACTAAACAAGCAGCTGCTCCCTGAAAGTACCTGTTCTTGTCAGCATAACGGATTTTGTGAACACTGCTTTGCAGCGTTTTTTTATATGTACTCATTAATAGAACCGCTTGCGCCCCTATTCAAAGAATGGCGAAACCATGAAAAAGCAGCTTTGACTATGCTATCTGCCAAACAAGTGTTAAAAAAGCCGAAGGCAACTTTTCAAGAGTGGAGACAAACTTTTGAGGAGCAGTATACGCTTTTTATGCAGGGGCGGAACGAAAATGACCGTTCCATTTATCATGAATATTATCAGTACTATTACCGTGCTTTAGTGAAAAAGGCTCCTGAGCACCCATTGCTTTATGCTTTATTTTGTATGTATGGAGGGGTTCATACATTCTATAAACTATCAGCTCAATTACAGGCACATCAGCTTTCTACTAACATCGAGGAATCATTCGTATATAGTCACGTCTACAAAATAACAAATGAAATTTATGCTACCGCTGATTCATTAAAGCAAATGAAATACGATGGAGATGCATTATCTATTATAGAGGATAGCATTCCATACATCCGAGAATTATTGCATAAAGATATGCCTTTACAATATGAACGTATTGAGATTTATCGCGTTATTTGGCAAAAAATCTTCACGTTAGAAAAGTGGCGAAAAACTGAGGAAAGCAAATTAAAAGCTAAGTACGGTTCTTTTATAAACAATACAGCTCTTTCCTATCTTTTATTCCTTCAAGAAAAAGATGGGGAAGCAAAAGAACGTTTGAGCGATGAAACACTACAAACAATTCCCTATCTTATTCCTTGGTTAAATGATTTATTGCATGAAAAAGAAACTGACCGCTTTGCTCAGTGGGGCTCTTATATAATGACCTATATAGGAGATTACGTACGCACCGTTCCGGCTACTTATCAAGGAAGCCGAAACATGGTCTCCATGATTGTAAATTTATTTCAGCACTATAAAGACTTAACGAACGAGCAAACTTTGTATATTGAAGCATTGCAAACATTACTTCCCTATAGTTTTATTGAATACAGTGATTTTCTATATGCTTCTGACCAATTGAAAAAGTGGGTTGAATTACAGGTGCTTCTTCAATATGACAGCATCAAATATGACGAGCAAACGATAGAAGCCTTAAAACAAAAAGATGAAAAGCTGGTTATTCCTCTTTATCATCAAATGATCTCAAAGCTGATTTATGAAAAAAAGAAAAGCAGTTACCAAGAAGCCTATATCTACTTACAAGAATTAAAGAGACTTTATCTACAAATGAATCGCTCTCTACTATGGGAACATTATATGAAAGAATTAGCGATAAAAACAAAGAAACAGCGCTCGTTTCAACAACTATTAGAAAAAGGAGATTTACTGAATGTTTGATTTGTTCCATTTAACACTTGAAGTCGAACCTGTACACGGTGACTTTTTTCTCTACTGTGTATCACCTAGCGGCCAAATTTTGCTCCCTGATACATGGAAAGATGCGCTGTTTCTATGGCATGAACAGACCTATTACGGAAGCGAAGCCACACAGGTTGAGATTAATGGAAAAAAAGGAATTCTTCTTTCTGCATGGCAAATGTTCACTTTCATACAATTACCTATTCAACAGCATGTGTTGAAACCGGCTTTGTCCGCTTCAGCGGAAGCTTATCAGCAAATTGCAATCGATATGACAAAGAGGATTATCCAAGGGAAATTTCATTCTCTTCCTTTAAAAAAACAAATGACTGGATCGCTTTCACAAGCTGATGAGCAAGAGTGGCGAGCACAAATTAAAGAGAGCCTATTAAAAAAGGAAGGAAAGGACTTTTTAATAAGCATAGAAGGCGAGAGCTATAATCCTCCCTTTGACCTTTCATTGCGTATTGTAGAGCCAACGACCGATGGAGATGTATGGACGGCTGAAACATTCGTGATTCCCCACGATGAAGCCAAAGAACCTTTTATACTGGGAAGAATGCTTCCTAAAGAGTGGAATCACTACGAATCATATATCGCTTATGAACACGAGCGATGGAAAGCATTGGCTCCTACTTTATACCAAAAAGGAGCGTTTATTCAGTCTGTCCTAACAGATGAGGAAGTATGGGAATTTCTAACTCAAGATAGTGCAGCATTGATTAAACAAGGTGTCTCTATCCATTTGCCAAGTTGGTGGGAATCATTAAAAAAAGCCACCATAAAAGTATCTGGTACTATAGAAAATACTTCATCTGCATTGTTTGGTAAACAAGCTATCAGCAGCTTCCGCTGGTCATTTTCTATTGGCGATCAAACTTTCTCAGAAGAAGAGTTTCGGAAATTAGTCGAACAAAAACGCCGATTATTATCTATTAGCGGACAGTGGATTCAACTGGATTCTAGATTAATTAAACAAGCGCAGAAAATTGTTAAAGAAGCTAGTAAAAAAGGCGTCTCAATTCATGAAATTTTAAAAACAAAGCTAACCTACATGGCAGACAGTAAAACCGATGAAGAAGAGGTAAAAGTTGAGTTCCAACTCCCCGCTTCCTTTCAATCATTTATTACATCCTTAACGGATTTAGAACGGCTGCCGGAAGTGCTGCCTCCCTCTGAATTTAAAGGTGCATTAAGACCTTATCAGCAGCAAGGTTTGAATTGGCTCATGTTTTTGAGAAAGTTTAACTTAGGAGGATGTCTAGCAGATGACATGGGGCTAGGTAAAACCATTCAATTAATTAGTTATTTAACAAATATTCATCCGTTACATAGCTCTCCTTCTCTTATCGTTTGCCCAACTTCTTTAATTGGAAACTGGGAAAAAGAATTACAGAAATTTGCCCCTTCTCTTCGTGTTCATGTTCATTACGGGCCGAAA contains the following coding sequences:
- a CDS encoding WecB/TagA/CpsF family glycosyltransferase — its product is MKENILGIDVCSDTYDELAVKLLQDIDKGRKSFIVAINPEKIMKAQEDRELKSLLNQATYQIPDGIGVILASKLKKGRIRERVTGIDMMLKLCKEATNNGKRIFLYGAKPGIADEAKAKLEEMFPGILIVGTLNGYEKNEEVIERTINDSGAEIVFVALGSPAQENWIIAHKEKLNPSVYQGVGGSFDVISGRLNRAPAVFQKFGLEWLYRLLKEPWRWKRQLELPRFLLRVLRG
- a CDS encoding nucleotide sugar dehydrogenase; amino-acid sequence: MTKKLCVVGLGYIGLPTAVMFANHGLYVHGVDVNQKAVELIKNKQLHIEENGLQERLESAVDNGHFTVGTTAEEADIFIIAVPSPINEDKTANLNYVREATKSIVPYVRKGNLVILESTVPPRTVEDVMLPVLKETGLELGSELFVSHSPERVIPGKVFEELVNNDRIVGGINEESSRLTVELYKTFVKGNIHVTDATTAEMVKVIENTYRDVNIAFANELAKISEKIGVNAWEAIKLANYHPRVNIHLPGPGVGGHCIAVDPWFLTELQPELAKIISLSRHTNDSMPEYTALKTKSLLDEKGIQHGRVAVLGLAFKGNIDDMRESPSTDVLHHLEKLGVDYTAFDPHIKENKIERQTQSLDEAVAHADVILILTDHNEFKELLPSAVENHMRTKVIFDTKNCIQRDQWKGAGFDVVLLGDSKVSTL
- the galU gene encoding UTP--glucose-1-phosphate uridylyltransferase GalU, translating into MEIRKAIIPAAGLGTRFLPATKAQPKEMLPIVDKPTIQYIVEEAVASGIEDILIVSGRGKRAIEDHFDKSYELEETLAAKEKWDMLEEVQGISNLANVHYIRQKEPKGLGHAIHCARSFIGDEPFAVMLGDDVVQSETPCLKQLMNVYEKYECAVVGVQEVPRKETSKYGIVGPKGEPLEKGLLDVETLVEKPNPEEAPSGYAIMGRYILTPEIFDILSREEIGAGGEIQLTDAILRLNEFQRVLAYYFEGKRYDVGDKFGFIKATIDLALQREPLREELVSYFREIVEKEGHM
- a CDS encoding DEAD/DEAH box helicase; this encodes MFDLFHLTLEVEPVHGDFFLYCVSPSGQILLPDTWKDALFLWHEQTYYGSEATQVEINGKKGILLSAWQMFTFIQLPIQQHVLKPALSASAEAYQQIAIDMTKRIIQGKFHSLPLKKQMTGSLSQADEQEWRAQIKESLLKKEGKDFLISIEGESYNPPFDLSLRIVEPTTDGDVWTAETFVIPHDEAKEPFILGRMLPKEWNHYESYIAYEHERWKALAPTLYQKGAFIQSVLTDEEVWEFLTQDSAALIKQGVSIHLPSWWESLKKATIKVSGTIENTSSALFGKQAISSFRWSFSIGDQTFSEEEFRKLVEQKRRLLSISGQWIQLDSRLIKQAQKIVKEASKKGVSIHEILKTKLTYMADSKTDEEEVKVEFQLPASFQSFITSLTDLERLPEVLPPSEFKGALRPYQQQGLNWLMFLRKFNLGGCLADDMGLGKTIQLISYLTNIHPLHSSPSLIVCPTSLIGNWEKELQKFAPSLRVHVHYGPKRTNGYAFEKICESTDVVITTYQVALLDVELLKGFMWNSISLDEAQHVKNPQTKQARAIRQLQGRHKIALTGTPIENRLLELWSLFEFINPGYLGTINSFKNRFVAGIEKGEKPERTVELKALIQPFLLRRTKQDKNIARSLPDKQEQKEYIPLTAEQASLYQELVQGMFQETEEKTGFERKGIILQTLNKLKLLCNHPALYLKESAAKQTVRRSHKSEKIIELVESIRTQQESCLIFTQYIETGLMLQRTLEKEINEPVLFLHGSLSKEQRDEMVAQFQARNKAIFILSLRAGGTGLNLTAANHVIHFDRWWNPAVENQATDRAHRIGQNKFVHVHKFITRGTIEEKIDEVINQKQHLNNELIQGDQWVTELSNKELQELLAYRNE